One window of the Mustelus asterias unplaced genomic scaffold, sMusAst1.hap1.1 HAP1_SCAFFOLD_198, whole genome shotgun sequence genome contains the following:
- the LOC144485533 gene encoding uncharacterized protein LOC144485533, which yields MEKPWKCADCGKRYRYPSLLDAHRRNHTGERPFICFECGEGFIRFPHLQTHKRVHTGERPFTCSQCGKGFTVSSTLQRHQRIHTGERPFTCSQCGKGFNQLSNLWTHQRIHTGERPFTCSQCGKGFTRLSDLQTHQRVHTGERPYTCSQCGKGFTMSSTLQRHQRIHTGERPFTCSQCGKGFTQLSHLQTHQRIHAGERPFTCSQCGKGFAQSSVLQTHQRIHTGERPFTCSQCGKGFARSSNLQRHQRVHMGRGHSPALSVGRNSLSCPTC from the coding sequence atggagaaaccatggaaatgtgcagactgtggaaagagatacagatacccctctctgctggatgctcatcggcgcaaccacactggggagaggccattcatctgctttgagtgtggggagggattcattcggttcccccacctgcagacacacaagcgagttcacactggagagagaccgttcacctgctctcagtgtggaaagggattcactgtgtcatccactttgcagagacaccagcgaattcacactggggagaggccattcacctgctctcaatgtgggaaggggttcaaccagttatccaacctgtggacacaccagcgaattcacactggggagaggccattcacctgctctcagtgtggaaagggattcactcggttatccgacctgcagacacatcagcgcgttcatactggggagaggccgtacacctgctctcagtgtggaaagggattcaccatgtcatccactttgcagagacaccagcgaattcacactggggagaggccgttcacctgctctcagtgtggaaagggattcactcagttatcccacctgcagacacatcagcgcattcacgctggggagaggccgtttacctgctctcagtgtgggaagggtttcgctCAGTCATCCgtcctgcagacacatcagcgcattcacactggggagaggccgtttacctgctctcagtgtgggaagggtttcgctCGTTCAtcaaacctgcagagacaccagcgagttcacatggggagaggccattcacctgctctcagtgtgggaaggaattcactcagttgtcccacctgctga